TTCAGGCGGGGGACAACACGGGGCCGAAACTCTTCCCCTTGATCATCGGGGCCGTGGCAGTCATCGCCGGCATCCTGCTGTGTATTTCTGACAGGCGTTCCGGTAATGCGGAGCCCGCGGCATGGAATTTCGTTTCTGACCGTACCGTCTGGATAAAGATTTTCTTCACCATGGTCCTGGGAATAACCTATGGAGTCGTCCTCGATACCTGGGGCTACCTGCTCGCCACAACGGCCTTCATGTTCTTCGCGACCATGATGATCAATCGGGGGCGGTTCATCCAGAACGTCCTCATTGCCGTCCTGTTCCCCACGGTCACCTACGGAGCCTTCGCCATAGCCCTCCAATTGAGCCTGCCCCGGGGGATCATAGAAAACATGCTTCCCTTCTAGGAGGAAGAACATCATGGACGTCATTTTCGAAAATCTTTCCATAGGCTTCGCCACGGCCATAACGGCCACCAACATTCTGTGGGTCTTCATCGGCGGCCTGCTGGGCACCATCATGGGCATGCTGCCCGGCCTCGGGCCCGCCACGGGGGTGGCCATCCTCATTCCCATTACCTACGGGATGAACCCGTCCACAGCCCTCATCACCATGTGCGCTGTCTACTACGGCGCCATGTTCGGCGGCTCCAGGGCATCCATCATGATCAACACTCCCGGCGACGCGTCGGCCATCGTGTCGTGCTTCGACGGCTATCCCATGACCAAGAACGGTGAAGCGGGAGCGGCCCTGGCCATCTCCGCCATCGCGTCCTTCATCGGCGGCACCATCGGCATGGTCTTCCTCGTCTTCCTGACGGGTCCCATCGCCGCTGCGGCGCTGAAGTTCGGCCCTGCGGAAATGTTCTCCCTCATGCTCTTCGCCCTCGTGGCCACCATCACCCTGGCTGAAGGCAGCCTGCTCAAGGGCGTCATCGCCATGTGCATCGGCTTCATGCTTTCCACCATCGGCATCGACCCCCTCACGGGCATCATCCGCTTCACCTTCGGCGTGGAGGAACTGCAGGACGGCATCGATTTCCTCGTCGTGATGATCGGCGTCTACGCCATCTGCGAGGTTTTCAAGAACTACAAAAACCTCGACACCAAATACAGCCTCGACTCCCGCAGCATAGGCAAAGTCTGGGTGAGCTGGGCCCAGTTCAAAAAATGCATTATGCCCATGCTCCGCAGCTCTCCCCTCGGGTTCTTCGTGGGAGTGCTCCCGGGCATGGGAGCCAGCATCGCCACCTTCATGTCCTACGCCATGGAGAAGAACCTGAGCAAAACCCCCGAGAAGTTCGGCAAGGGAGCCATCGAGGGTCTTGCCGCCCCCGAGGCCGCCAACAATTCCTGCGCCGCCGGGGCCATGGTGCCTCTGCTGACCCTCGGCATTCCGGGATCGGGCACCACGGCGGTCATGCTCGGCGCCCTCATGATGCTCGGCGTCAGGCCGGGACCCATCCTCTTCTCCCAGTTCCCCGAGATCGCGTGGGGCGTCATCGCGTCCATACTGATCGGGAACATCATCCTCGTCATCATCAACCTCCCCCTGGCCATTCCGCTGGTACAGCTCCTCAAGATCCCCCAG
The sequence above is drawn from the Aminivibrio pyruvatiphilus genome and encodes:
- a CDS encoding tripartite tricarboxylate transporter TctB family protein, encoding MNKNFTSGLISIILGAIYFYTAMQFPEVQAGDNTGPKLFPLIIGAVAVIAGILLCISDRRSGNAEPAAWNFVSDRTVWIKIFFTMVLGITYGVVLDTWGYLLATTAFMFFATMMINRGRFIQNVLIAVLFPTVTYGAFAIALQLSLPRGIIENMLPF
- a CDS encoding tripartite tricarboxylate transporter permease produces the protein MDVIFENLSIGFATAITATNILWVFIGGLLGTIMGMLPGLGPATGVAILIPITYGMNPSTALITMCAVYYGAMFGGSRASIMINTPGDASAIVSCFDGYPMTKNGEAGAALAISAIASFIGGTIGMVFLVFLTGPIAAAALKFGPAEMFSLMLFALVATITLAEGSLLKGVIAMCIGFMLSTIGIDPLTGIIRFTFGVEELQDGIDFLVVMIGVYAICEVFKNYKNLDTKYSLDSRSIGKVWVSWAQFKKCIMPMLRSSPLGFFVGVLPGMGASIATFMSYAMEKNLSKTPEKFGKGAIEGLAAPEAANNSCAAGAMVPLLTLGIPGSGTTAVMLGALMMLGVRPGPILFSQFPEIAWGVIASILIGNIILVIINLPLAIPLVQLLKIPQRIMLPLILGMGFMGTYFLNYSSFDFILVMAFALGGYIFSKLEIPLPPLVLALILGGTTEQSFRNSMSLSDGSLAIFFQKPISVTLIVLAAVSLVYSLLKRRKYAS